The Limnochorda sp. LNt genome includes a region encoding these proteins:
- the pcrA gene encoding DNA helicase PcrA, with the protein MSAGAWSPALVPFLRELNEPQREAVQHVEGPLLVIAGPGSGKTRVLTYRVAYLIATGAAAPEEILAVTFTNKAAQQMVERLERLLGPALARRLWVGTFHATCVQILRREAAHAGLPRDFAIYDTPDQLQVMRQALKDLDVDPRRYDPRGVLAACSQWKNQMIDPAQAAQDATTPHERLVARLYRRYQERLREARALDFDDLLMETVRLFREQPDVLARWRRRLRYILVDEYQDTNHAQYELVNLLAAAHRNLMVVGDEMQSIYGWRGADIRNILSFERDYPGARVIRLEQNYRSTATIVEAANHLIRHNTRRLEKRLWTDNPTGSPIVFCRSEDERGEAAFVAEQIRQAVREGRQYQDVALLYRTHAQSRTFEEAFLAHQIPYRIVAGLRFYERKEIKDVLAYLRLVASPGDILSLRRIINVPRRGVGEAGVARLEAFAEERGLPVGEAIAPACDAGLFNRPTTQALRTFAADLERWRSLAREEALTACIERVIRESGYLAELRQEGTDEAQARIENLEELLSLARRFEEEHPGAGLDEFLAHVALMSDTDAYDEQSQAVSMMTLHAAKGLEFPVVFLVGLEEGVLPHGRSLYEAEALEEERRLCYVGITRARERLYLTCARMRAMYGQLAQNEVSRFVGEIPTHLVQDVSQTWWRREVARAAATLEGGVRDAAGAAVSWRGGRGQLGDGDGAVDAWKPGDRLAHDAFGEGTVVSAERHGRDLILTVAFPGAGVRRLLASAAPIRRV; encoded by the coding sequence ATGAGCGCGGGAGCCTGGTCGCCCGCTCTGGTACCCTTCTTGCGGGAGCTCAACGAGCCGCAGCGCGAGGCGGTGCAGCACGTGGAGGGGCCGCTCCTGGTCATCGCCGGCCCCGGCAGCGGCAAGACCCGGGTGCTCACCTACCGCGTCGCCTATCTCATCGCCACCGGGGCGGCGGCGCCCGAGGAGATCCTGGCGGTCACCTTCACCAACAAGGCGGCCCAGCAGATGGTGGAGCGCCTCGAGCGGCTCCTGGGGCCGGCCCTGGCCCGACGCCTCTGGGTCGGCACCTTCCATGCGACGTGCGTGCAGATCCTGCGCCGGGAGGCCGCCCACGCCGGGCTGCCCCGTGACTTCGCCATCTACGACACCCCCGACCAGCTCCAGGTGATGCGCCAGGCGCTCAAGGACCTCGACGTGGACCCGCGTCGCTACGACCCGAGGGGCGTGCTGGCTGCCTGCTCCCAATGGAAGAACCAGATGATCGACCCGGCGCAGGCCGCCCAGGATGCCACCACGCCGCATGAGCGGCTGGTGGCGCGTCTGTACCGCCGGTACCAGGAGCGGCTGCGGGAGGCACGGGCCCTCGACTTCGACGACCTGTTGATGGAGACCGTGCGGCTCTTTCGCGAGCAGCCCGACGTGCTGGCCCGGTGGCGGCGGCGGTTGCGCTACATCCTGGTCGACGAGTACCAGGACACCAACCATGCGCAGTACGAGCTGGTCAACCTGCTGGCGGCCGCCCACCGCAACCTGATGGTGGTGGGCGACGAGATGCAGTCCATCTACGGCTGGCGGGGCGCCGACATCCGCAACATCCTCTCCTTCGAGCGGGACTACCCCGGCGCCCGGGTCATCCGTCTGGAGCAAAACTACCGCTCCACCGCGACCATCGTGGAGGCGGCCAACCACCTGATCCGGCACAACACGCGCCGCCTGGAGAAGCGCCTGTGGACCGACAACCCGACGGGGTCGCCCATCGTCTTCTGTCGCTCGGAGGACGAGCGGGGCGAGGCTGCCTTCGTGGCGGAGCAGATCCGCCAGGCCGTGCGGGAGGGCCGCCAGTACCAGGACGTGGCGCTGCTCTACCGCACCCATGCCCAATCCCGGACCTTCGAGGAGGCCTTCCTGGCCCACCAGATCCCGTACCGGATCGTGGCGGGCCTGCGCTTCTACGAGCGCAAGGAGATCAAGGACGTCCTGGCCTACCTGCGGCTGGTGGCGTCGCCCGGCGACATCCTGAGCCTGCGCCGCATCATCAACGTGCCGCGCCGGGGCGTGGGCGAGGCGGGGGTGGCACGCCTGGAGGCCTTCGCCGAGGAGCGGGGGCTGCCCGTCGGGGAGGCCATCGCACCCGCCTGCGACGCCGGGCTCTTCAATCGACCGACCACGCAGGCCCTGCGCACCTTCGCCGCCGATCTGGAGCGCTGGCGATCCCTGGCTCGCGAGGAGGCCCTGACCGCCTGCATCGAGCGGGTGATCCGGGAGTCGGGCTACCTGGCGGAGCTGCGCCAGGAGGGTACCGACGAGGCCCAGGCCCGCATCGAGAACCTGGAGGAGCTGCTCTCCCTGGCCCGGCGCTTCGAGGAGGAGCACCCGGGCGCCGGGCTCGACGAGTTCCTGGCCCACGTGGCGCTGATGTCGGATACCGACGCCTACGACGAGCAGAGCCAGGCCGTCAGCATGATGACCCTCCACGCGGCCAAGGGGCTCGAGTTTCCCGTGGTCTTCCTGGTGGGCCTGGAGGAGGGGGTGCTGCCCCACGGCCGCTCCCTCTACGAAGCCGAGGCGCTGGAAGAGGAGCGGCGCCTGTGCTACGTGGGCATCACCCGTGCCAGGGAGCGGCTCTACCTCACCTGCGCCCGCATGCGCGCGATGTACGGGCAGCTGGCGCAAAACGAGGTCTCGCGCTTCGTGGGCGAGATCCCGACGCACCTGGTCCAGGACGTGAGCCAGACGTGGTGGCGGCGGGAGGTGGCCCGGGCCGCGGCCACCCTGGAGGGCGGCGTGCGGGATGCCGCGGGCGCCGCCGTCAGCTGGCGCGGTGGCCGCGGGCAGCTGGGAGACGGGGACGGGGCGGTCGACGCGTGGAAGCCGGGCGACCGGTTGGCCCACGACGCCTTCGGCGAGGGTACGGTGGTGAGCGCCGAGCGGCACGGTCGCGACCTGATCCTGACCGTCGCCTTCCCGGGCGCCGGGGTGCGGCGGCTGCTGGCCTCGGCCGCTCCCATCCGACGCGTGTGA
- the hisZ gene encoding ATP phosphoribosyltransferase regulatory subunit → MTDLPPLQPPPGTLDLLPDAASARRRLEARLRARFERWGYREVVTPTLELEEVVRRAGGQLPARQLYRFVDREGQVVVLRPDWTASVARLIAGRLRTAPLPLRLFYIGSVFRYDRLRPDDPREFGQAGVELVGASSEMADAEVMALAWESCREAGIEGPHLEVGHAGYVQALLDQLPATLRADVQQALVRRDFVTFEALLGRSDVPDRVARLLAGLVEARGDARVVRRALDECPVESARAALASLERLIGHLASLGLGPHLAVDLGMVKDLDYYTGAIFEVYAPGGGASLATGGRYDTLMARFGLPLQATGFALSLERLTRARQRRGLPDGQPRLDAWVVAGDARADEDGGAGAVWQLLRRLREAGLVAALDPLARPLEESVEAARQQGAAWVVLADARHRADRLRVRRVDDQGDHPWQETDAGRLVELLRSMRAPAGPSPADGEDGTTGRPRAHRPRH, encoded by the coding sequence GTGACGGATCTGCCACCGCTTCAGCCACCGCCCGGGACCCTGGACCTCCTGCCCGATGCCGCATCGGCCCGCAGGCGCCTCGAGGCCCGGCTGCGGGCGCGCTTCGAGCGCTGGGGCTACCGTGAGGTCGTCACCCCCACCCTGGAGCTCGAGGAGGTGGTCCGCCGGGCGGGCGGGCAGCTCCCCGCTCGCCAGCTCTACCGGTTCGTGGACCGGGAGGGCCAGGTGGTGGTGCTCCGCCCCGACTGGACCGCGTCGGTGGCGCGGCTCATCGCCGGGCGGCTCCGAACGGCCCCGCTGCCGCTGCGGCTCTTCTACATCGGCAGCGTCTTCCGGTACGACCGGCTCCGTCCCGACGATCCCCGGGAGTTCGGGCAGGCGGGGGTCGAGCTGGTGGGCGCCTCCTCCGAGATGGCCGACGCCGAGGTGATGGCGCTGGCCTGGGAGAGCTGCCGCGAGGCCGGCATCGAGGGGCCGCACCTGGAGGTGGGGCACGCCGGCTACGTCCAGGCCCTGCTCGACCAGCTGCCGGCCACGCTGCGGGCCGATGTGCAGCAGGCCCTGGTGCGGCGAGACTTCGTCACCTTCGAGGCGTTGCTGGGCCGCTCCGACGTACCGGACCGGGTGGCGCGGCTCTTGGCCGGACTCGTGGAGGCCCGGGGCGACGCCCGTGTGGTGCGCCGTGCTCTGGACGAGTGCCCCGTGGAGAGCGCGAGGGCGGCGCTGGCCTCGCTCGAGCGGCTCATCGGACACCTCGCCTCGCTGGGCCTGGGGCCGCACCTGGCCGTCGACCTGGGCATGGTCAAGGACCTGGACTACTACACCGGTGCCATCTTCGAGGTGTACGCGCCGGGCGGCGGCGCGTCGCTGGCGACGGGAGGGCGCTACGACACCCTGATGGCGCGCTTCGGCCTGCCGCTACAGGCCACGGGCTTCGCCCTGAGCCTGGAGCGGCTGACCCGGGCTCGCCAGCGTCGGGGTCTCCCGGACGGTCAGCCGCGCCTCGACGCCTGGGTCGTCGCGGGTGACGCCCGCGCAGACGAGGATGGCGGCGCGGGTGCCGTCTGGCAGCTGCTGCGGCGCTTGCGAGAGGCCGGGCTGGTGGCCGCGCTGGATCCGCTGGCGCGTCCCCTCGAGGAGAGCGTCGAGGCGGCACGCCAGCAGGGTGCCGCCTGGGTCGTGCTGGCGGACGCGAGGCACCGGGCCGATCGGCTCCGGGTCCGGCGCGTGGACGACCAGGGGGACCATCCCTGGCAGGAGACCGACGCCGGGCGCCTCGTCGAGCTGCTCCGGTCGATGCGTGCACCCGCCGGACCGTCGCCGGCTGACGGCGAGGACGGCACCACGGGGCGGCCCCGGGCCCATCGTCCTCGTCATTGA
- the hisG gene encoding ATP phosphoribosyltransferase: MASIDMHHGQAPDLTIALPKGRLTSEAVALLGQVGLDASAAVGASRDLVTLDHGAGVRFLLAKPFDVPTFVAAGAADLGIVGKDVLMEVEPAVVELLDLGIGRCRMQVAVPEGSGVRGVEEMEAPVRVATRYPRATLAYFQSVGLPAQVVRLDGSIELAPRVGLADAIVDLVQTGRTLEANGLVAISTIAEISGRLIANPVRWKLKYDRIARLISEMRGLVPVRPVRGREG; the protein is encoded by the coding sequence TTGGCCTCGATCGACATGCACCACGGACAGGCCCCCGACCTCACCATCGCGCTGCCGAAGGGCCGGCTCACCTCCGAGGCCGTCGCGCTGCTGGGCCAGGTCGGCCTCGATGCCAGTGCGGCCGTGGGAGCCTCTCGTGACCTGGTCACCCTGGACCACGGGGCCGGGGTGCGATTCTTGCTGGCCAAGCCGTTCGACGTGCCCACCTTCGTCGCGGCGGGTGCGGCGGACCTGGGCATCGTGGGCAAGGACGTGCTGATGGAGGTCGAGCCGGCCGTGGTGGAGCTGCTGGACCTGGGCATCGGGCGGTGCCGGATGCAGGTGGCGGTGCCGGAGGGCTCCGGCGTGCGTGGCGTCGAGGAGATGGAGGCCCCGGTGCGGGTGGCCACCCGTTATCCCCGCGCCACCCTGGCCTACTTCCAATCGGTGGGGCTGCCGGCGCAGGTGGTGCGCCTGGATGGCTCCATCGAGCTGGCCCCCCGGGTGGGGCTGGCCGACGCCATCGTCGATCTGGTGCAGACCGGTCGCACGCTGGAGGCCAACGGGCTGGTCGCCATCTCGACCATTGCCGAGATATCGGGCCGTCTCATCGCCAACCCGGTCCGCTGGAAGCTCAAGTACGATCGCATCGCCCGCCTCATCTCGGAGATGCGGGGTCTGGTGCCCGTCCGCCCGGTGAGAGGGCGGGAAGGGTGA
- the hisIE gene encoding bifunctional phosphoribosyl-AMP cyclohydrolase/phosphoribosyl-ATP diphosphatase HisIE, with protein MAGEAERSNEFSALSPDALVDSVRFGPDGLVPAVAVDRATGAVLMLAYMDREALQTTLRTGRATYFSRSRGRLWTKGEASGNVQRVREIRVDCDGDALLLVVDQHGSGACHTGAWSCFYRHVPVGEEGPAPAGAAILDELRRVIADRRRHAPPGSYTAALLARGADGPLKKLAEESGEVILAAKDVEAARRGAAGAEQAEALRRAREALTWEAADLLYHLLVVLEQAELPSEAVWQELRRRRGE; from the coding sequence GTGGCCGGCGAGGCTGAGCGCAGCAACGAGTTCAGCGCCCTCTCGCCCGACGCGCTGGTCGACAGCGTGCGGTTCGGGCCGGACGGGCTGGTGCCGGCGGTCGCGGTCGACCGTGCGACGGGCGCCGTGCTGATGCTGGCCTACATGGATCGCGAGGCGCTGCAGACGACGCTGCGCACCGGACGAGCCACCTACTTCAGCCGCAGTCGGGGCCGTCTCTGGACCAAGGGCGAGGCCTCGGGCAACGTCCAGCGGGTGCGCGAGATCCGGGTGGACTGCGACGGCGACGCGCTGCTGCTGGTGGTCGATCAGCACGGCAGCGGCGCGTGCCATACGGGTGCCTGGAGCTGCTTCTACCGCCACGTGCCCGTGGGGGAGGAAGGGCCGGCGCCGGCGGGCGCCGCCATCCTGGACGAGCTGCGCCGGGTCATCGCCGACCGTCGGCGTCACGCGCCGCCTGGCTCGTACACCGCCGCGCTGCTGGCCCGGGGGGCCGATGGCCCGCTCAAGAAGCTGGCCGAGGAGAGCGGCGAGGTGATCCTGGCCGCCAAGGATGTGGAGGCCGCCCGGCGGGGTGCCGCTGGAGCCGAGCAGGCTGAGGCGCTGCGCCGGGCCCGGGAAGCCCTGACCTGGGAGGCGGCCGACCTGCTCTACCACCTCCTGGTGGTGCTGGAGCAGGCGGAGCTGCCGTCGGAGGCGGTCTGGCAAGAGCTGCGCCGGCGGCGGGGGGAGTGA
- the hisF gene encoding imidazole glycerol phosphate synthase subunit HisF — MQACRIIPCLDVDRGRVVKGVRFQDLQDAGDPAELARRYEREGADEVVFLDISASAEGRRTLLEAVARTAEGLFVPLTVGGGVRNEQDVRDLLLAGADKVSVNTAAVDDPSLVSRLSDRFGAQCVVVAIDARRGGDGSWEVYTHGGRRPTGLDAVQWAEEVARRGAGELLVTSMDRDGTREGYDCELLRAITDRVDVPVIASGGAGTLEHLRDAVLLGGADAVLAASIFHFGRHSIAEAKAFLRRHGIAVRERPSADGGDDRGRRG; from the coding sequence ATGCAAGCATGCCGCATCATCCCCTGCCTCGACGTCGACCGAGGCCGGGTGGTCAAGGGGGTCCGCTTCCAGGACCTGCAGGACGCCGGCGACCCTGCCGAGCTGGCCCGGCGCTACGAGCGCGAGGGCGCCGACGAGGTGGTCTTCCTCGACATCTCGGCCTCCGCCGAGGGCAGGCGCACCCTGCTGGAGGCCGTCGCCCGCACGGCCGAGGGCCTCTTCGTGCCGCTGACGGTCGGCGGAGGCGTGCGAAACGAACAGGACGTGCGGGATCTGCTCCTGGCCGGTGCGGACAAGGTGTCGGTCAACACGGCGGCCGTCGACGACCCGTCGCTGGTCTCACGCCTGTCGGACCGGTTCGGCGCGCAATGCGTGGTGGTGGCCATCGATGCCCGCCGCGGGGGCGACGGCTCGTGGGAGGTCTACACCCACGGGGGGCGGCGCCCCACGGGCCTCGATGCGGTGCAGTGGGCCGAGGAGGTGGCGCGCCGAGGTGCCGGCGAGCTCCTGGTGACCAGCATGGACCGCGACGGGACCCGGGAGGGGTACGACTGCGAGCTCTTGCGGGCCATCACCGACCGCGTCGACGTTCCCGTCATCGCCTCGGGCGGGGCCGGCACCCTGGAGCATCTGCGGGATGCCGTGCTGCTGGGAGGGGCCGACGCGGTGCTGGCCGCCTCCATCTTCCACTTCGGCCGCCACTCCATCGCCGAGGCCAAGGCCTTCTTGCGCCGGCACGGCATCGCGGTGCGCGAGCGACCCTCGGCCGATGGGGGGGACGACCGTGGCCGGCGAGGCTGA
- the hisB gene encoding imidazoleglycerol-phosphate dehydratase HisB: protein MTSAERGLRRASVERVTAETRITLTLALDGQGRAQVKTGIGFFDHMLMALAHHALFDLELAVVGDLHVDAHHSVEDTGLAMGQALDRALGERRGIVRFGHALVPMDEALALVAVDLSGRPLLAWEAPGLDGAAGARLGDFDVELVREFCQGLASAGRLTLHVRQLAGLNLHHTAEAVFKAVGRALRMAVTVDPARPDRIPSTKDVL from the coding sequence GTGACGTCGGCCGAGCGCGGGCTGCGTCGCGCCTCGGTGGAGCGCGTGACGGCGGAGACCCGCATCACCCTGACGCTGGCGCTGGACGGCCAGGGCCGGGCCCAGGTCAAGACCGGCATCGGCTTCTTCGACCACATGCTGATGGCCCTGGCGCACCACGCCCTCTTCGACCTGGAGCTGGCCGTGGTGGGCGACCTGCATGTGGACGCGCATCACTCGGTGGAGGACACCGGCCTGGCCATGGGCCAGGCGCTGGATCGGGCGCTGGGCGAGCGGCGCGGGATCGTCCGGTTCGGCCATGCGCTGGTGCCGATGGACGAGGCGCTGGCCCTGGTGGCCGTCGACCTGTCGGGGAGGCCCCTCCTGGCCTGGGAGGCGCCAGGGCTCGACGGCGCCGCCGGGGCTCGCCTGGGCGACTTCGACGTCGAGCTGGTGCGGGAGTTCTGTCAGGGCCTGGCCTCCGCCGGGCGACTGACGCTGCACGTGCGCCAGCTGGCGGGCCTCAACCTCCACCACACGGCCGAGGCCGTCTTCAAGGCGGTCGGACGCGCCCTGCGCATGGCCGTGACCGTGGATCCGGCCCGTCCCGATCGTATCCCCTCCACCAAGGACGTGCTCTAG
- the hisH gene encoding imidazole glycerol phosphate synthase subunit HisH gives MRIGLVDYGMGNLASVERALRAAAPACHVVRVVDPQGLGDVRAVVLPGVGAFDAAMRALDRSGLAEGLRRYLQAGRPLLGICLGYQLLFDEGEEVGRDRRTGAVRGLGWLTGRVRRLGAGLTVPHMAWNRLELTGRFAPLFEDHRPGEGAYVYFAHSYYPEPGSSDDVVAWCTIRGSQASIRFAAAAWRGAAGGVQFHPEKSGAEGLAMLARFVRWAERQR, from the coding sequence ATGCGGATCGGTCTTGTCGACTACGGGATGGGCAACCTGGCCTCCGTCGAGCGTGCCCTCAGGGCCGCCGCCCCCGCCTGCCACGTGGTGAGGGTCGTCGATCCGCAGGGGCTCGGCGACGTGCGGGCGGTGGTGCTGCCCGGGGTGGGGGCCTTCGACGCGGCCATGCGCGCGCTGGACCGAAGCGGCCTGGCGGAGGGTCTCCGCCGCTACCTGCAGGCCGGGCGGCCGCTCTTGGGGATCTGCCTCGGCTACCAGCTCCTCTTCGACGAGGGTGAGGAGGTGGGCCGGGACCGGCGGACCGGCGCGGTGAGGGGCCTGGGGTGGCTGACGGGGCGGGTGCGTCGTCTCGGGGCGGGCCTCACGGTCCCTCACATGGCGTGGAACCGCCTGGAGCTGACCGGGCGCTTCGCTCCCCTCTTCGAGGACCACCGGCCCGGCGAAGGGGCGTACGTCTACTTCGCCCACTCCTACTATCCCGAGCCCGGGTCGTCGGACGACGTCGTGGCCTGGTGCACCATCCGGGGCAGCCAGGCCTCGATCCGCTTCGCCGCGGCGGCCTGGAGGGGGGCGGCGGGCGGCGTGCAATTCCACCCGGAGAAGAGCGGCGCCGAGGGGCTCGCCATGCTGGCGCGCTTCGTACGCTGGGCGGAGCGACAGCGGTGA
- the hisD gene encoding histidinol dehydrogenase, whose product MRRFDTRRQSLDEIRAALRRPLLWDVPVTGRARATLDRLFGPGTTPLEAVRRILDSVRREGDAALVRWTRELDRVEMPPGELWVGAERLQAAASDPSLASLVPPLRAAAAAIERFHRRQAPAPVFEESAPGIQVGWWPRPVRRAAVYVPGGLAPLLSTVLMGVIPARIAGVEEIVVATPPPVHPGILLAARLAGADRVLQVGGAQAVAALAYGTESVPPVDVIVGPGNLFVQLAKREVVGIVGIDALAGPSEVVVMADGEAPSGWIAADLVAQAEHAPDAAAILVSDSEPLVEAVLAAIERELSTLARGDLARSALEAWGAAIVCRSLDPEGVELVSTIAPEHLEVVAQDAIALAGRVRSAGAIFIGPHSPVALGDYAAGSNHILPTNGTARFASGLGVHTFVRASAMVHASPRGLAGMAGTVQALASAEGLEAHARSIAVRLEADDRRGGERR is encoded by the coding sequence ATGCGGCGATTCGACACCCGGCGCCAGAGCCTCGACGAGATCCGGGCCGCGCTGCGGCGGCCCCTGCTGTGGGACGTGCCGGTCACCGGTCGGGCCCGCGCCACGCTGGACCGGCTCTTCGGGCCCGGTACCACCCCCCTGGAGGCAGTGCGCCGGATCCTCGACAGCGTGCGCCGCGAGGGCGACGCCGCCCTCGTCCGCTGGACACGGGAGCTGGATCGCGTGGAGATGCCGCCCGGCGAGCTGTGGGTGGGTGCGGAGCGCCTGCAAGCGGCGGCCTCCGACCCCTCGCTGGCCTCGCTGGTGCCGCCGCTGCGGGCGGCGGCCGCTGCCATCGAGCGTTTCCACCGGCGACAGGCGCCAGCGCCGGTCTTCGAGGAGAGCGCCCCCGGCATCCAGGTCGGGTGGTGGCCGCGCCCGGTGCGGCGGGCGGCGGTCTACGTGCCGGGTGGGCTGGCGCCCCTGCTGTCGACGGTGCTGATGGGCGTCATCCCCGCCCGGATCGCCGGTGTGGAGGAGATCGTGGTGGCCACCCCGCCCCCGGTCCACCCGGGGATCCTGCTGGCCGCTCGGTTGGCGGGGGCCGACCGGGTGCTGCAGGTCGGGGGCGCCCAGGCCGTCGCCGCGCTGGCCTACGGCACCGAGTCGGTGCCGCCGGTGGACGTCATCGTGGGGCCCGGCAACCTCTTCGTGCAGCTGGCCAAGCGTGAGGTGGTGGGCATCGTCGGCATCGATGCCCTCGCCGGCCCCAGCGAGGTCGTGGTGATGGCCGACGGGGAGGCTCCGTCCGGTTGGATCGCGGCCGACCTGGTGGCCCAGGCGGAGCACGCCCCCGACGCCGCGGCCATCCTGGTCTCCGACTCGGAGCCGCTGGTGGAGGCCGTGCTGGCAGCCATCGAGCGCGAGCTGTCGACGCTCGCCCGTGGCGACCTGGCGCGCTCGGCGCTGGAGGCGTGGGGCGCGGCCATCGTCTGTCGCAGCCTGGACCCCGAGGGCGTCGAGCTGGTCTCGACCATCGCCCCCGAACACCTGGAGGTCGTCGCGCAGGACGCGATCGCGCTGGCGGGGCGGGTGCGCTCGGCGGGGGCGATCTTCATCGGGCCGCACAGCCCGGTGGCGCTGGGCGACTACGCCGCCGGCAGCAACCACATCCTGCCCACCAACGGGACGGCTCGCTTCGCGTCGGGTCTGGGAGTCCACACGTTCGTGCGCGCCAGCGCGATGGTGCACGCCTCTCCCCGGGGCCTGGCCGGCATGGCCGGCACCGTGCAGGCCCTGGCCAGCGCCGAGGGGCTGGAGGCGCACGCCCGCTCCATCGCCGTGCGGCTGGAGGCGGACGACCGGAGAGGCGGCGAGCGACGGTGA